In Mycetocola spongiae, the genomic stretch TGTGAAAGCCGGGGGGCTAACCGCGCACGGTGCAAAGATCGCCGTCGAAGATTTCCTGCGCGATGACGCGCCTGATCGACCGAGACGACTTCAGGCGTTTGCCGCAGCTTGCCTTGACCTTATTCATCAAGATGTAAAGTCTCGTCGAATCAACGATCCTTCGGCGCATGTTCCCGGTGATGTCCAAGTACTACTCGGCAAAGTCGTCGCCATGTCTATGGAGGTCAAAGGCAAAACCGTAAAGGCAACAGATCTCACGACCTTTGCGGACGAATGCAAGGAAGCTGGGGTCGAACGAGCCGTAATGTTTGTGGATGCACCTCAGCAGGTTGACCTCAATCTCGACGCCGCTGTAATCATGCAAAGGCTTCAAACTCCCCAGGTAGTCTTCATCAGCTCTGCTGCGGAACTACTCTCGGGGTCTCTGCTCTGGGCCCCACTTCCTCTCGAGAAAGCTATCGAAGCATTTTCAAAGAACTTCCTGGATCGCCTGCTGGAGATCGAAGTCACAGTTCCCACACTTGAGGAATGGGGGCGAGCAGCGACAGTGGCACAAGCTCGCTTGAAGGGGCTGCCGTCTGGCCCGAAGCGACCCCGAGTGGACACAGATGGCTATGCTTCCCTTGCGAAGAGATCGATGCTCTCCACAACGGACGGTGAGCTAGGAAAAAAGTCGAATGGGCCACGATCCGCGGATGGATCGCGGCCCAGGTAACTCGCACACCGGCTAGTACAGACTGATTCGCGTCTCGCGCATGAACCTTCTCAACGAGACGAGATCTGAGAGACACTCAGCCAGTTCAGGGTGTTTCTCTTTGAGATCAGCGCTACTGAAAAGCCATTTGCAATAGGCGGTGTCCTCGGCTACACGCGCCAGTGGTGCTCCCCGGTACTTCCCAAAGGGGAATGTGCCAGCTTGTGCGTTTTGATTTCCATTTCTCATCAGTTCCTGCTTCCTCCCGCCTAAGCGGGTTTGGTGTCTGTTTAGGCGGCCTCTAGCGCCGTAGGGAGATCTTGTTCTGAGACAAAGCGGATGCCCCGGACGAAGTAACGGGCACCTACCACAGAGAGCGGCTCACGATCATCTTCGTAGGAACCCCGCCCACGCTTTTCAGGGATGTAGGAAGAGTGGATAAACTCGCGGGGCGCGCGCTGCTGCTTGACATACTCAGCATTGCTATTCTCGAAGAGCGAGTGGCCCGTGAGCGCTGCTAGAAACTTTTGCTTCGATCCAGCTTCAGGGCCAGAATCCTTCGCGGACTACTTAAAGGTCTCGTAGAGATCCGGG encodes the following:
- a CDS encoding restriction endonuclease, SacI family; the protein is MPISIDYQAAEQVLLDALAIASSDRRLPVEWRSHARTVFALESKTWTPAFATMLLAKATDSRVDTMSLKAESGNPYAYSARSLCHKILVPAAVNHNFSIRNKGPEPLNNQPFFRYDRIDKIDRVRKPVDREYFFDVVEQANKLSADQALDALAAFLREALAVAAATRSVSVKAGGLTAHGAKIAVEDFLRDDAPDRPRRLQAFAAACLDLIHQDVKSRRINDPSAHVPGDVQVLLGKVVAMSMEVKGKTVKATDLTTFADECKEAGVERAVMFVDAPQQVDLNLDAAVIMQRLQTPQVVFISSAAELLSGSLLWAPLPLEKAIEAFSKNFLDRLLEIEVTVPTLEEWGRAATVAQARLKGLPSGPKRPRVDTDGYASLAKRSMLSTTDGELGKKSNGPRSADGSRPR